Proteins encoded together in one Dechloromonas sp. HYN0024 window:
- the queA gene encoding tRNA preQ1(34) S-adenosylmethionine ribosyltransferase-isomerase QueA, with protein sequence MSLTVDDFDFPLPPELIAQHPAAERRGSRLLHVCAGQTVDRKFADLPGLLKAGDLLVFNDTRVIKARFFGQKDTGGQVEIMLERIVDATHAICQIRASKAPKTGCKMRLADAFDVCMTGRAGTDGDFFALELVDAGDFWELAEQYGKLPLPPYIEHPAEGADETRYQTVYARQPGAVAAPTAGLHFDEAMLEALRAQGVKTAFLTLHVGAGTYRPMRVEKIADHRMHSERFEIPAATAAAIAATHAAGGRVIAVGTTSLRALESAGNDDGTVRSGGAETSIFITPGYRFKVVDRLITNFHLPKSTLLMLVSAFAGYDHIRAAYAHAVADRYRFFSYGDAMLLEKTDAI encoded by the coding sequence ATGTCGTTGACCGTCGACGACTTCGACTTTCCCCTCCCCCCCGAACTGATCGCCCAGCACCCCGCCGCCGAGCGCCGGGGCAGCCGCCTGCTGCATGTCTGTGCCGGACAAACCGTTGACCGGAAATTTGCCGACCTGCCCGGCCTGCTCAAAGCCGGCGACCTGCTCGTCTTTAACGACACCCGCGTCATCAAGGCACGCTTTTTTGGCCAGAAAGATACGGGCGGGCAGGTCGAGATCATGCTCGAACGCATTGTCGATGCGACCCATGCCATCTGCCAGATTCGCGCCAGCAAGGCCCCCAAGACCGGTTGCAAAATGCGTCTGGCTGACGCCTTCGACGTCTGCATGACGGGTCGGGCCGGTACTGACGGTGACTTTTTTGCACTGGAACTGGTCGATGCCGGCGATTTTTGGGAACTGGCCGAGCAATACGGCAAATTGCCGCTGCCGCCCTACATCGAACACCCGGCCGAAGGCGCTGACGAAACCCGCTACCAGACCGTCTATGCCCGCCAACCCGGGGCCGTCGCCGCACCCACCGCCGGCCTGCATTTCGACGAGGCGATGCTCGAGGCACTGCGCGCACAGGGTGTCAAAACCGCCTTCCTCACCCTGCATGTCGGGGCCGGCACCTACCGGCCAATGCGCGTCGAAAAAATTGCCGATCACCGCATGCACAGCGAGCGCTTCGAGATTCCCGCTGCCACAGCTGCAGCAATTGCCGCCACGCATGCTGCCGGCGGTCGCGTCATCGCCGTTGGCACGACTAGCCTGCGCGCCCTCGAATCAGCCGGCAATGATGATGGCACGGTACGTAGCGGCGGGGCTGAAACCAGCATTTTTATTACCCCCGGCTACCGCTTCAAGGTGGTCGACCGCCTGATCACCAACTTTCACCTGCCGAAATCGACGCTGCTCATGCTCGTTTCAGCCTTCGCCGGTTACGACCACATCCGCGCCGCCTATGCCCATGCCGTGGCCGACCGCTACCGCTTCTTCAGTTATGGCGACGCCATGCTCCTGGAAAAAACCGATGCAATTTGA